From the genome of Bactrocera oleae isolate idBacOlea1 chromosome 2, idBacOlea1, whole genome shotgun sequence, one region includes:
- the Calr gene encoding calreticulin — MYSWIIKILPILLYTSEIVKSEIYLEDNFKDDTWENLWIYSKHPGKEFGKFVRSSGRFYRDENVDKGLQTSQDARFYAVSRKFEPFSNDNKNLIIQFSVKHEQNIDCGGGYVKIFDCSLDQTDMHGESPYEIMFGPDICGPGTKKVHVIFSYKGKNHLINKDIRCKDDVYTHFYTLIVKPDNTYEVLIDNEKIESGNLENDWEFLPPKKIKDPNAKKPEDWDDKPTIPDPEDTKPSDWDKPEYIPDPDASKPEDWDDEMDGEWEPPMVDNPDYKGEWQPRQLDNPDYKGAWEHPEIENPEYVPDDNLYLRKELCIIGFDLWQVKSGTVFDNVLITDDIEEAFKKASAVKDIQSGEKKMKEVQDEEQRKKDEEEAKKNADKEEDDEKDEDETDEALLNDHDEL; from the exons ATGTATTCGtggataattaaaatattacccatattattatatacatctGAGATTGTAAAGtctgaaatatatttagaaGATAATTTTAAAGATG ataCTTGGGAGAATTTATGGATATATAGTAAACATCCTGGCAAGGAGTTCGGCAAATTTGTAAGAAGTTCTGGCAGATTTTATAGAGATGAAAATGTTGATAAGG GTTTGCAAACATCTCAAGATGCTCGATTCTATGCAGTATCGAGAAAATTTGAACCATTCAGTAacgacaataaaaatttaattattcaattttctGTGAAGCATGAGCAAAATATTGACTGCGGAGGAGgttatgtaaaaattttcgaCTGTTCTTTGGATCAAACTGATATGCATGGAGAATCCCCATATGAAATAATGTTTGGACCAGATATTTGCGGTCCAGGAACAAAAAAAGTTCACGTTATCTTTAGTTATAAAGGCAAAAATCACCTTATTAATAAAGACATACGGTGCAAAGATGATGTTTATACTCATTTCTACACACTTATTGTAAAACCAGACAACACATATGAAGTGTTGATTGATAACGAAAAAATTGAGTCCGGGAACCTTGAAAATGACTGGGAATTCCTTCCTCCAAAGAAGATTAAGGATCCGAATGCCAAAAAACCAGAAGATTGGGATGACAAa CCAACAATTCCGGATCCAGAGGATACCAAACCTTCAGATTGGGACAAACCAGAATATATTCCTGATCCAGATGCTTCTAAGCCTGAGGATTGGGATGATGAAATGGATGGCGAATGGGAGCCACCCATGGTAGATAATCCAGATTACAAAGGAGAATGGCAGCCTAGGCAGTTGGATAATCCAGATTATAAAGGCGCATGGGAGCATCCAGAAATTGAGAATCCAGAATATGTACCAGACGACAATTTGTATTTAAGGAAAGAACTCTGCATAATTGGATTTGATTTATGGCAAGTGAAGTCAGGAACAGTTTTTGACAACGTACTTATAACTGATGACATCGAAGAAGCTTTCAAGAAGGCATCGGCAGTTAAAGATATACAGTCtggagaaaaaaaaatgaaagaagtCCAAGATGAAGAGCAACGAAAGAAGGATGAAGAAGAAGCAAAAAAGAATGCGGATAAAGAGGAAGATGATGAAAAAGATGAAGATGAAACAGACGAGGCGCTGTTAAATGATCATGATgaactataa